One Kitasatospora sp. NBC_01287 DNA window includes the following coding sequences:
- a CDS encoding DUF3090 domain-containing protein, which translates to MPRQVFFYDQPERFVAGTVGQPGSRAFFLQASARGRITSVLLEKTQVAALAERVEEVLDEALRRSGGEAPIPAVAPVELVDTAPLDLPLEQEFRVGTMALAWDSSDGYLVVEAQAVIEGPEDDDDEAAAELAFEDDENGPDMLRVRLTGAMARVFAKRALDLVAAGRKPCPFCNLPLDPEGHLCPRQNGYKR; encoded by the coding sequence GTGCCCCGACAGGTCTTCTTCTACGACCAGCCCGAGCGGTTCGTGGCCGGCACCGTCGGCCAGCCCGGCTCGCGGGCCTTCTTCCTGCAGGCCAGCGCGCGTGGCCGGATCACCAGCGTGCTGCTGGAGAAGACACAGGTCGCCGCGCTCGCCGAGCGCGTCGAGGAGGTGCTGGACGAGGCGCTGCGGCGCAGCGGCGGCGAGGCGCCGATCCCGGCGGTGGCGCCCGTCGAGCTGGTCGACACCGCGCCGCTCGACCTCCCTCTGGAGCAGGAGTTCCGGGTCGGCACCATGGCCCTGGCCTGGGACAGCTCCGACGGCTACCTGGTGGTCGAGGCCCAGGCGGTGATCGAGGGGCCCGAGGACGACGACGATGAGGCCGCCGCCGAGCTGGCGTTCGAGGACGACGAGAACGGCCCGGACATGCTGCGGGTGCGGCTGACCGGCGCGATGGCCCGGGTCTTCGCCAAGCGCGCGCTCGACCTGGTCGCAGCCGGTCGCAAGCCGTGCCCGTTCTGCAACCTCCCGCTGGACCCGGAGGGCCACCTGTGCCCGCGTCAGAACGGTTACAAGCGCTGA
- a CDS encoding SCO1664 family protein, with translation MPAALELLRSGTLTVHGRITDASNAALYCSVALDGRSALCVYKPVRGERPLWDFPDGTLAGREVAAYELAAATGWSPIPPTVLREGPFGAGMVQIWVEPDPGAAPLLALQDPRAPEEGWLPIIEAEVGEGRTALLVHLDDQRLRRLAVVDAVLNNADRKGGHLLSAADGRIYGIDHGVTFAVPGKLRTLLWGWAEQSLTEEAVEMLGRLRAELAGPLGERLRPHLTEAELTAARERVDHLLSSGRHPVPSQEWPSIPWPPV, from the coding sequence GTGCCCGCCGCTCTGGAGTTGCTACGCTCCGGCACCCTCACGGTGCACGGGCGGATCACCGACGCCTCCAACGCCGCGCTCTACTGCTCCGTCGCGCTGGACGGCCGCTCGGCGCTCTGCGTCTACAAGCCGGTGCGCGGCGAGCGCCCGCTCTGGGACTTCCCCGACGGCACCCTGGCCGGACGCGAGGTGGCCGCCTACGAGCTGGCCGCCGCCACCGGCTGGTCACCGATCCCGCCGACCGTGCTGCGCGAGGGTCCGTTCGGCGCGGGCATGGTGCAGATCTGGGTCGAGCCGGACCCGGGGGCCGCACCGCTGCTGGCGCTGCAGGACCCGCGGGCGCCCGAGGAGGGCTGGCTGCCGATCATCGAGGCCGAGGTGGGGGAGGGGCGCACCGCGCTGCTGGTGCACCTGGACGACCAGCGGCTGCGCCGGCTCGCGGTGGTGGACGCGGTGCTCAACAACGCCGACCGCAAGGGCGGTCACCTGCTGTCGGCTGCCGACGGCCGGATCTACGGCATCGACCACGGTGTGACCTTCGCCGTCCCCGGCAAGCTGCGCACCCTGCTCTGGGGCTGGGCGGAGCAGTCGCTCACCGAGGAGGCGGTGGAGATGCTGGGCCGGCTGCGTGCCGAGCTGGCGGGCCCGCTGGGGGAGCGGCTGCGTCCGCACCTGACGGAGGCCGAGCTGACGGCCGCTCGGGAGCGGGTGGACCACCTGCTCAGCAGCGGGCGGCATCCGGTGCCGTCCCAGGAGTGGCCCTCGATCCCCTGGCCGCCGGTCTGA
- the mshC gene encoding cysteine--1-D-myo-inosityl 2-amino-2-deoxy-alpha-D-glucopyranoside ligase has translation MHAWPASEVPALPGQGLPLRIHDTAAGAIREVVPTGPTARLYVCGITPYDATHLGHAATYNAFDLIQRVWRDAGHEVRYVQNVTDVDDPLLERAVATGQDWTELAERETALFREDMTALRILPPAHYVGAVESIPWIVPLVKKLLASGAAYELDGDIYFSVEADPRFGEVSGLSREEMLPVFAERGGDPERPGKRHPLDALLWLAARPGEPAWDTELGHGRPGWHIECVAIALKHLDMSFDIQGGGSDLVFPHHEMGAAHAQSATGTHPFAHAYVHAGMVGLDGHKMSKSRGNLVFVSALRRDGVDPAAIRLALLSHHYRSDWEWTKTTLDEAIERLARWRAAVSRPDGPPAEQLLAEVRAALAEDLDTPAALAAVDRWAEQQAATGGEETGAPGLVSRAVDALLGVAL, from the coding sequence ATGCATGCCTGGCCCGCCTCCGAGGTTCCCGCCCTGCCTGGTCAGGGACTCCCCCTGCGCATCCACGACACCGCCGCGGGTGCGATTCGAGAGGTCGTGCCCACCGGCCCGACCGCCCGCCTGTACGTCTGCGGCATCACTCCGTACGACGCCACCCACCTCGGCCATGCCGCCACCTACAACGCCTTCGACCTGATCCAGCGGGTCTGGAGGGACGCCGGACACGAGGTCCGGTACGTCCAGAACGTCACCGATGTCGACGACCCGCTGCTGGAGCGCGCCGTCGCCACCGGGCAGGACTGGACCGAGCTGGCCGAGCGGGAGACCGCGCTCTTCCGCGAGGACATGACGGCGCTGCGGATCCTGCCGCCGGCCCACTACGTCGGCGCGGTCGAGTCGATCCCGTGGATCGTCCCGCTGGTCAAGAAGCTGCTGGCCAGTGGCGCCGCCTACGAGCTGGACGGCGACATCTACTTCTCCGTCGAGGCCGACCCGCGGTTCGGCGAGGTCTCCGGGCTCAGTCGCGAGGAGATGCTGCCGGTCTTCGCCGAGCGCGGTGGCGACCCGGAGCGGCCGGGCAAGCGGCACCCGCTTGACGCGCTGCTCTGGCTGGCGGCCCGCCCGGGCGAGCCGGCCTGGGACACCGAGCTGGGCCACGGCCGGCCCGGCTGGCACATCGAGTGCGTGGCGATCGCGCTGAAGCACCTGGACATGTCCTTCGACATCCAGGGTGGCGGCAGCGACCTCGTCTTCCCGCACCACGAGATGGGTGCCGCGCACGCGCAGAGCGCCACCGGCACCCACCCGTTCGCGCACGCCTACGTGCACGCGGGCATGGTCGGCCTGGACGGCCACAAGATGTCCAAGTCGCGCGGCAACCTGGTCTTCGTCTCCGCGCTGCGCCGCGACGGCGTCGACCCGGCGGCGATCCGGCTGGCGCTGCTCTCGCACCACTACCGCAGCGACTGGGAGTGGACCAAGACCACGCTCGACGAGGCCATCGAGCGGCTCGCCCGCTGGCGCGCGGCCGTCTCCCGTCCGGACGGTCCGCCGGCCGAGCAACTGCTCGCCGAGGTGCGCGCCGCGCTCGCCGAGGACCTGGACACGCCGGCCGCGCTGGCCGCCGTGGACCGCTGGGCCGAGCAGCAGGCCGCCACCGGCGGCGAGGAAACCGGCGCCCCCGGCCTGGTCTCCCGCGCGGTCGACGCGCTGCTGGGCGTCGCGCTCTAG
- a CDS encoding slipin family protein → MIVDVVLGVVIGAAALGAVLTALSVRVVQQFQRGVVFRFGKVRSEVRAPGLVVLMPVADRIRRVNVQIVTMPVPAQEGITRDNVTVRVDAVVYFRVADPVRATINVQDYQFAISQVAQTSLRSIIGKSELDDLLANREPLNQGLELMLDSPAMGWGVEIDRVEIKDVALPESMKRSMARQAEADRERRARIITADGEYQASKQLSEAASIMSKTPAALQLRLLQTVVEVAAEKNSTLVLPFPVELLRFLDSATRTHEDRREDRREDRREELADRRAPSPAAESPAAGAPAAEVPGQEALVLDLPLPPIPPVAPVPPVAPVPPGTPSPVSGTSVNGSGTARQ, encoded by the coding sequence ATGATCGTCGATGTGGTGCTGGGGGTGGTCATCGGTGCCGCCGCGCTCGGCGCGGTGCTGACGGCGCTGAGCGTGCGGGTGGTGCAGCAGTTCCAGCGCGGGGTGGTCTTCCGCTTCGGCAAGGTGCGCTCGGAGGTCCGCGCGCCGGGCCTGGTGGTGCTGATGCCGGTGGCCGACCGGATCCGCCGGGTGAACGTGCAGATCGTGACCATGCCGGTGCCGGCCCAGGAGGGCATCACCCGCGACAACGTCACGGTCCGGGTCGACGCCGTCGTCTACTTCCGGGTCGCCGATCCGGTGCGCGCCACCATCAACGTGCAGGACTACCAGTTCGCCATCTCCCAGGTCGCCCAGACCTCACTGCGCTCGATCATCGGCAAGAGCGAGCTGGACGACCTGCTGGCCAATCGCGAACCGCTCAACCAGGGCCTGGAGCTGATGCTGGACAGCCCCGCGATGGGCTGGGGCGTGGAGATCGACCGGGTGGAGATCAAGGACGTCGCGCTGCCCGAGTCGATGAAGCGCTCGATGGCCAGGCAGGCCGAGGCCGACCGCGAGCGGCGGGCCCGGATCATCACCGCGGACGGCGAGTACCAGGCCTCCAAGCAGCTCTCCGAGGCCGCCTCGATCATGAGCAAGACTCCGGCCGCGCTCCAACTGCGCCTGCTGCAGACGGTGGTGGAGGTCGCCGCCGAGAAGAACTCGACCCTGGTGCTGCCGTTCCCGGTGGAGCTGCTGCGCTTCCTGGACAGCGCGACCCGCACCCACGAGGACCGGCGCGAGGACCGGCGCGAGGACCGGCGCGAAGAGCTCGCCGACCGGCGCGCGCCGTCACCGGCCGCCGAGTCGCCCGCCGCCGGAGCCCCCGCCGCCGAGGTCCCCGGTCAGGAGGCGCTGGTGCTGGACCTCCCGCTGCCGCCGATCCCGCCGGTCGCCCCAGTACCGCCCGTCGCCCCCGTACCGCCGGGTACCCCGTCCCCGGTCAGCGGGACCTCGGTCAACGGGTCCGGCACCGCGCGGCAGTAG
- a CDS encoding PAC2 family protein, with the protein MIELEDVPELIDPVMVCAFEGWNDAGDAASTAVGHLEDTWGGKVFAALDAEDYYDFQVNRPTVWLDGGVRRITWPTTRLSVVRVTEPTTRDLVLVRGIEPSMRWRSFCNELLGFAHELGVELVVILGALLGDTPHTRPVPVSGVTSDAALAQRLDLEESRYEGPTGIVGVLQEACAHAGVPAVTLWAAVPHYVAQPPNPKATLALLNKLEDLLDLRIPPGELPDDARAWQLGVDQLAAEDSEVAEYVQQLEEAQDTAELPEASGEAIAREFERYLRRRDNQGPAGEKPLPGRTIAERPLDGPAGEAGTGDAGPGDAGPGESGTGESGTAGAGDVESQGEDADGSAGGGGADSTDAPGRETRAAVEDEDEDEVTDGEGRGAADGGQGADGKGSTH; encoded by the coding sequence GTGATCGAGTTGGAAGACGTTCCCGAATTGATCGACCCGGTCATGGTCTGCGCCTTCGAGGGCTGGAACGACGCGGGCGACGCCGCCTCCACGGCGGTCGGACACCTGGAGGACACCTGGGGCGGCAAGGTCTTCGCCGCCCTGGACGCGGAGGACTACTACGACTTCCAGGTCAACCGGCCCACGGTCTGGCTGGACGGCGGGGTGCGCCGGATCACCTGGCCGACCACCCGGCTCTCCGTGGTCCGGGTGACCGAGCCGACCACCAGGGACCTGGTGCTGGTGCGCGGCATCGAGCCGAGCATGCGCTGGCGCTCGTTCTGCAACGAGCTGCTGGGCTTCGCCCACGAGTTGGGCGTGGAGCTGGTGGTGATCCTCGGCGCGCTGCTCGGCGACACCCCGCACACCCGCCCGGTGCCGGTCAGCGGCGTCACCTCGGACGCGGCGCTGGCCCAGCGGCTGGACCTGGAGGAGAGCCGCTACGAGGGTCCGACCGGCATCGTCGGCGTGCTGCAGGAGGCCTGCGCGCACGCGGGCGTCCCCGCCGTGACGCTCTGGGCCGCGGTGCCGCACTACGTGGCGCAACCGCCGAACCCCAAGGCCACGCTGGCGCTGCTGAACAAGCTGGAGGACCTGCTCGACCTGCGGATCCCGCCGGGCGAACTGCCCGACGACGCCCGCGCCTGGCAGCTGGGCGTGGACCAACTGGCCGCCGAGGACAGCGAGGTGGCCGAGTACGTGCAGCAGCTGGAGGAGGCCCAGGACACGGCCGAGCTGCCGGAGGCCAGCGGCGAGGCGATCGCCCGCGAGTTCGAGCGCTACCTGCGCCGCCGGGACAACCAGGGCCCGGCCGGCGAGAAGCCGCTGCCCGGGCGGACCATCGCCGAGCGGCCGCTGGACGGCCCCGCGGGCGAGGCGGGGACGGGCGACGCGGGGCCGGGCGACGCGGGGCCGGGCGAGTCGGGGACGGGCGAGTCGGGTACCGCGGGGGCGGGCGACGTGGAGTCGCAGGGCGAGGACGCCGACGGGAGCGCCGGCGGTGGCGGTGCTGACAGCACCGACGCCCCGGGCCGGGAGACCCGTGCGGCGGTCGAGGACGAGGACGAGGACGAGGTGACGGACGGCGAGGGCAGGGGGGCGGCGGACGGCGGCCAGGGCGCCGATGGCAAGGGCAGCACGCACTGA